The Palleronia sp. THAF1 genome window below encodes:
- a CDS encoding PAS domain-containing protein codes for MDGSQHISFEAPREGTLLALLNQSQDCIKILSPNGTLGFMSETGQKIMEIDSFDQVMGEPWWALWPEDSQVLISDAVTRAIDGESSRFEAFCPTAKGTPRWWEVAVSPIRDESGQITHIMSISRDVTMTRAEQLADQARAVAAEHTAQVQTMIAHESRHRLKNLLTVVSSLTTLVSRHANSVSEFQSRLRAHLNHMARAQDLLIGTNRRSATLRETVTAVLEADGRLRIADIPRVSISDQAVQLLALALGELQTNAIKHGALSVDTGSVILKTKEKDGAIHVTWVEDCGEERPEPELTKGSGVELIRRMMSMQSDGVQFTWTGKGLRVSFALPAV; via the coding sequence ATGGATGGGTCGCAGCACATCTCTTTCGAAGCGCCGCGTGAAGGCACACTGCTTGCGCTTCTGAATCAAAGCCAGGACTGCATCAAGATCCTGTCGCCCAACGGAACCCTTGGGTTCATGAGCGAAACCGGCCAGAAAATCATGGAGATCGATTCCTTCGATCAAGTTATGGGAGAGCCATGGTGGGCGCTTTGGCCCGAAGACAGCCAGGTTCTGATCTCTGACGCCGTAACCCGCGCCATCGACGGTGAGAGCAGCCGGTTCGAGGCGTTCTGCCCCACCGCCAAAGGAACGCCGCGCTGGTGGGAAGTCGCCGTCTCTCCGATCCGAGACGAGAGCGGACAGATCACACACATCATGTCGATCTCACGCGATGTGACCATGACCCGCGCAGAGCAATTGGCCGACCAGGCCCGCGCGGTTGCGGCCGAACACACCGCGCAGGTGCAGACCATGATCGCGCATGAATCGCGACACCGCTTGAAAAATCTTCTGACGGTCGTGTCTTCTTTGACCACGCTGGTCTCCCGCCACGCCAACAGCGTGTCAGAATTTCAGTCTCGTCTGCGCGCGCACCTGAACCACATGGCCCGTGCGCAGGACCTGCTGATCGGCACGAATCGTCGCTCTGCCACCCTGCGCGAGACCGTGACGGCGGTGCTGGAGGCCGACGGTCGTCTGCGCATCGCCGACATTCCTAGGGTTAGTATCAGCGACCAAGCCGTGCAGCTTCTTGCACTGGCGCTGGGTGAGTTGCAGACCAACGCGATCAAGCATGGAGCCTTGAGCGTCGATACCGGCAGCGTGATTCTCAAGACGAAAGAGAAGGATGGAGCGATCCACGTGACTTGGGTCGAGGATTGCGGAGAAGAGCGCCCCGAACCAGAGCTGACGAAAGGATCCGGGGTCGAGTTGATCCGCAGAATGATGTCGATGCAATCCGATGGCGTCCAGTTCACCTGGACCGGCAAAGGTCTGCGCGTCTCGTTCGCTCTGCCCGCCGTCTAA
- a CDS encoding cryptochrome/photolyase family protein: MVSRLILVLADQLTRNVAALRDYRDGDLIVMAEVSDEATYVPHHPRKIAFLFTAMRKFAASLREEGLAVAYTTLDDPENTGSITGELIRRADEHGVSEVIATEPGEWRLIQALNDCPLTVRQIEDDRFIATHAEFERWAEGRKELRMEWWYREMRRKTGLLMEGDEPAGGKWNYDHDNRKPAPGEIDFSGPMRFTPDETTEEVLTLVGNRFGNSFGSLDDFWFGTDSEQASRALTRFIKHALPNFGDYQDAMMSEEQFLYHSIISVYLNSGLLDPMDACRAAEDAWKAGDAPINAVEGFIRQIIGWREYVRGIYYREGSDYAKRNDLNHNRSLPGFFWGDDTQMRCISKTVEQTRTQAYAHHIQRLMVTGNFALLAGLNPQEVQDWYMAVYADAYEWVMSANVIGMTQFADGGIVASKPYVSSANYIDKMSDYCKGCHYSAKKKTGEGACPFNLLYWHFLDRHREKFEKNPRMAQMYATWDRMSDEKQTTIRDEADTFLNRMAQGALV; the protein is encoded by the coding sequence CTGGTGAGCCGCCTGATCCTTGTCCTTGCTGACCAGCTGACCCGCAACGTTGCTGCCCTGCGCGACTACCGCGACGGCGATCTGATCGTGATGGCGGAAGTCTCGGACGAGGCCACCTACGTCCCCCATCACCCCCGCAAGATCGCGTTTCTTTTCACAGCCATGCGCAAGTTCGCCGCCAGTCTGCGCGAAGAGGGGCTGGCGGTCGCCTACACCACGCTTGACGACCCCGAGAACACCGGGTCGATCACCGGAGAGTTGATCCGCCGGGCCGACGAACACGGCGTGTCCGAGGTCATTGCCACCGAACCCGGCGAATGGCGGCTGATCCAGGCGCTGAACGACTGCCCCCTGACCGTCCGCCAGATCGAGGATGACCGCTTCATCGCCACCCACGCCGAATTCGAGCGCTGGGCAGAGGGCCGCAAGGAATTGCGGATGGAGTGGTGGTACCGCGAGATGCGCCGCAAGACTGGCCTGCTGATGGAGGGCGACGAGCCGGCGGGCGGCAAGTGGAACTACGACCACGACAACCGCAAGCCCGCGCCCGGCGAGATCGACTTTAGCGGTCCCATGCGCTTCACCCCGGATGAGACGACGGAAGAGGTGCTGACCCTTGTCGGCAATCGTTTCGGAAACTCCTTCGGCAGCCTCGACGATTTCTGGTTCGGGACCGACAGCGAACAGGCCTCCCGCGCGCTGACCCGCTTCATCAAGCACGCTCTGCCCAATTTCGGGGACTACCAAGACGCAATGATGAGCGAGGAACAGTTCCTCTATCACTCCATCATTTCGGTCTACCTCAACTCCGGGCTGCTCGATCCAATGGATGCCTGTCGTGCCGCCGAAGACGCCTGGAAAGCAGGCGACGCGCCGATCAACGCGGTCGAAGGTTTCATCCGTCAGATCATCGGCTGGCGCGAATACGTGCGCGGCATCTACTACCGCGAGGGCTCCGACTACGCGAAGCGCAACGATCTAAACCACAACCGCAGTCTGCCCGGTTTCTTCTGGGGCGACGACACGCAGATGCGGTGTATCTCGAAGACCGTGGAGCAGACCCGCACCCAGGCCTACGCCCATCACATTCAACGTCTGATGGTCACCGGGAACTTCGCGCTTTTGGCCGGCCTGAACCCGCAAGAGGTGCAGGACTGGTACATGGCCGTCTACGCCGACGCCTACGAGTGGGTAATGAGCGCCAACGTCATCGGCATGACCCAATTCGCGGATGGGGGGATCGTGGCCTCGAAGCCCTACGTCTCATCCGCCAATTACATCGACAAGATGTCGGATTACTGCAAAGGGTGCCACTACAGCGCCAAGAAAAAAACGGGCGAGGGCGCGTGCCCCTTCAACCTGCTGTATTGGCACTTCCTCGACCGCCACCGCGAAAAGTTCGAGAAGAACCCCCGCATGGCCCAGATGTATGCGACGTGGGATCGCATGTCCGACGAGAAGCAGACCACGATCCGCGATGAAGCCGATACCTTCCTGAACCGCATGGCGCAGGGGGCCTTGGTCTAG
- a CDS encoding SDR family NAD(P)-dependent oxidoreductase translates to MQSKRALVIGASGGIGQAIATELRDRDAEVTTLSRSGDGLDVTDEASIKDALDGLDHPFDLVFVATGALTSTRDAPEKSLSDLDAEELLAQMHLNAIGPALILKHLKPHIPRKERFVFAALSARVGSIGDNRLGGWYSYRTSKAALNALLHGAAVEIARNRKEAIVTCLHPGTVSTSFTEDYPDHDKFTPDTSAAKLLEVIKGLTPDDTGRFFDYAGKEIPW, encoded by the coding sequence ATGCAGAGTAAGCGCGCGTTGGTGATCGGCGCATCGGGTGGTATCGGTCAGGCTATTGCCACCGAATTGCGGGACCGCGACGCAGAGGTGACAACCCTGTCCCGCTCGGGCGACGGGTTGGACGTTACGGACGAGGCGTCGATCAAAGACGCGCTCGATGGATTGGATCACCCCTTCGACCTTGTCTTCGTGGCCACCGGCGCGCTGACCTCTACACGCGATGCGCCCGAAAAATCGCTGTCGGACCTCGATGCCGAGGAACTGCTCGCCCAGATGCACCTGAACGCAATTGGTCCCGCGCTTATCCTGAAGCACCTCAAGCCGCATATCCCGCGAAAAGAGCGCTTTGTTTTCGCCGCGCTGTCGGCCCGCGTCGGCTCTATCGGCGACAACCGTCTGGGCGGCTGGTATTCCTATCGCACCTCCAAAGCTGCGCTGAACGCCTTGCTGCATGGCGCGGCGGTGGAAATCGCGCGCAACCGCAAGGAAGCGATCGTGACCTGCCTGCATCCCGGCACCGTCTCGACCAGCTTTACCGAAGACTACCCCGACCACGACAAGTTCACGCCCGACACATCGGCCGCCAAGCTGCTGGAAGTGATAAAGGGCCTGACGCCAGACGACACGGGCCGCTTCTTCGACTACGCAGGCAAGGAGATCCCCTGGTGA
- a CDS encoding SDR family oxidoreductase — translation MKHALITGAANGIGRGIVLHLLNLGWYVAALDRDADGLAALPDHDRMTRLIADVSEEASVRDAVSGLEALDLVVSNAGLAGPVSGPVEELALSDWTDWIGTNLTGGFLIAKHTTPKLRAAKGNLIFMTSTRAEMSEPNTEAYAATKGGLVALTHALAISLGPDVRVNAIAPGWIVTGDPSELRDVDHTQHPVGRAGVPQDIARAVAYLAEAEFTTGQVLTIDGGMTRKMIYAE, via the coding sequence ATGAAACACGCCCTTATCACAGGCGCCGCGAACGGCATTGGTCGCGGCATCGTCCTGCATCTTCTGAACCTTGGCTGGTACGTCGCCGCGCTTGATCGCGACGCGGACGGGCTGGCCGCCCTGCCTGACCATGACCGGATGACCCGCCTGATCGCTGACGTGTCGGAAGAGGCCTCCGTACGCGATGCCGTCTCCGGACTGGAGGCGCTGGATCTTGTAGTCTCGAACGCCGGCCTCGCAGGCCCCGTCAGCGGTCCTGTTGAAGAGTTGGCTTTGTCCGATTGGACCGACTGGATCGGCACCAATCTGACGGGCGGCTTCCTGATCGCCAAACATACCACGCCGAAGCTGCGCGCCGCGAAGGGCAACCTGATCTTCATGACTTCCACCCGCGCCGAGATGTCGGAGCCGAACACAGAAGCCTACGCTGCAACCAAGGGCGGCCTCGTCGCTTTGACTCATGCGCTGGCCATCAGCCTTGGGCCCGACGTGCGCGTCAACGCCATCGCACCCGGCTGGATCGTCACCGGCGACCCGTCGGAACTGAGGGACGTGGACCATACGCAGCACCCCGTCGGCCGCGCGGGTGTGCCGCAGGATATTGCGCGCGCGGTGGCCTACCTAGCTGAGGCAGAGTTCACGACCGGACAGGTCCTGACCATCGACGGGGGCATGACGCGGAAGATGATCTATGCAGAGTAA
- a CDS encoding 2-isopropylmalate synthase: MNTEHPRDRVVIFDTTLRDGEQSPGATMSHAEKLEIAELLDDMGVDVIEAGFPIASEGDFAAVKEIAERSKAAVICGLARANIKDIDRCWEAVRHAGQPRIHTFIGTSPLHRAIPNLTQDEMADRIHDTVTHARNLCDNVQWSPMDATRTEWDYLKRTVEIAIKAGATTINIPDTVGYTAPVESAELIRRLIAEVDGGQDVIFATHCHNDLGMATANSLAAVEGGARQIECTINGLGERAGNTALEEVVMALKVRGDIMPFTTGIDTTKIMNISRRVATVSGFPVQFNKAIVGKNAFAHESGIHQDGMLKNAETFEIMRPADVGLKDTSLVMGKHSGRAALKDKLKNLGFDVADNQLQDIFVRFKALADRKKEVFDEDIEALVRAQGAAEDALELKFLRVICGTEAPQSADLTLRVDGEDHQTTAQGDGPVDATFNAIKSLVTHSARLQLYQVSAVTEGTDAQATVTVRLEEEGRIVTGQSADTDTVVASAKAYISALNRLLVKRRTTAAGVDTKTVGYRDTV, encoded by the coding sequence ATGAATACCGAACACCCGCGCGACCGCGTCGTGATTTTCGACACCACTCTGCGCGACGGTGAGCAATCGCCCGGTGCCACCATGTCCCATGCCGAAAAGCTGGAGATCGCGGAGCTACTCGACGACATGGGCGTCGATGTGATCGAGGCGGGCTTCCCAATCGCGTCCGAAGGCGACTTCGCCGCCGTCAAAGAGATCGCCGAACGGTCGAAGGCCGCCGTGATCTGCGGACTGGCGCGGGCAAACATCAAGGATATCGATCGCTGCTGGGAGGCGGTACGCCACGCGGGTCAGCCGCGCATCCATACCTTCATCGGCACCTCGCCTCTGCACCGAGCGATCCCCAACCTGACCCAGGACGAGATGGCGGACCGCATCCACGACACCGTGACCCACGCGCGCAACCTGTGTGACAACGTGCAGTGGTCGCCCATGGACGCCACGCGAACCGAGTGGGATTACCTCAAGCGCACTGTTGAAATCGCGATCAAGGCGGGTGCCACCACGATCAACATCCCTGACACTGTCGGCTATACCGCCCCGGTCGAATCCGCTGAATTGATCCGCCGCCTGATCGCGGAAGTGGACGGCGGGCAAGACGTGATCTTCGCCACGCATTGCCATAACGACCTTGGCATGGCGACGGCCAATAGCCTTGCTGCGGTCGAGGGCGGCGCGCGGCAGATCGAATGTACGATCAACGGTCTGGGCGAGCGTGCGGGCAATACCGCGCTGGAAGAGGTTGTGATGGCGCTGAAGGTGCGTGGTGACATCATGCCGTTCACCACCGGCATCGACACCACCAAGATCATGAACATCTCGCGCCGGGTTGCCACCGTTTCCGGCTTCCCAGTGCAGTTCAACAAGGCCATCGTCGGCAAGAACGCCTTCGCGCACGAATCCGGCATCCACCAGGACGGAATGCTGAAGAACGCCGAGACGTTCGAGATCATGCGTCCCGCCGACGTGGGCTTGAAGGACACGTCGCTGGTGATGGGCAAGCACTCTGGCCGGGCCGCGCTGAAGGACAAGCTGAAGAACCTGGGCTTCGACGTGGCGGACAATCAGCTGCAGGACATCTTCGTGCGGTTCAAGGCGTTGGCCGACCGCAAGAAAGAGGTGTTCGACGAGGACATCGAGGCACTGGTCCGCGCGCAGGGTGCGGCGGAAGATGCGCTGGAGCTGAAATTCCTGCGCGTGATCTGCGGCACCGAAGCGCCCCAGTCGGCGGACCTGACGCTTCGCGTGGACGGTGAGGATCATCAGACGACCGCTCAGGGCGACGGTCCGGTCGATGCGACCTTCAACGCGATCAAATCGCTGGTCACGCATTCCGCGCGTCTACAGTTGTATCAGGTCAGCGCCGTGACCGAGGGCACAGATGCGCAAGCCACTGTGACCGTTCGGCTGGAAGAGGAAGGCCGGATCGTCACCGGTCAATCCGCCGACACCGATACCGTCGTGGCCAGCGCCAAGGCCTATATCTCGGCGCTGAACCGGCTGCTGGTGAAACGGCGCACAACCGCGGCGGGAGTGGATACCAAAACAGTGGGATACCGCGATACTGTCTGA
- a CDS encoding DUF4394 domain-containing protein, with amino-acid sequence MTYRILTTASILALSTAGAHAAGHAGNMGYALADDGATLVVMADIASPADLQTFELASPVDAIAWRPVTGELLGITNGMVGTIDPMSGEMTDLEASFGDDATLSGDAVAFDFNNAIDAVRALSTGGDNLVYFPVGFGDNDDRANTVVRMTDLAYAEGDDNADATPMVFANAYTNAINGETAGSTFQYGIDAETDSLVSVANNEGTLETIGAITVDGEEVDVAPMGGFDIVSPSEDENAAYAILQMEGADNAGLYMIDTDTGAATMLADLGMGGFSGFAVSMPQ; translated from the coding sequence ATGACCTATCGTATTCTGACGACCGCTTCGATTCTTGCCCTGAGCACCGCCGGTGCGCACGCTGCCGGGCACGCTGGCAACATGGGCTATGCCCTTGCCGACGACGGCGCCACGCTAGTCGTGATGGCCGATATCGCCTCGCCCGCCGATCTGCAGACGTTTGAGTTGGCTTCGCCCGTCGATGCCATCGCATGGCGTCCCGTGACCGGCGAACTGCTGGGCATCACCAACGGCATGGTCGGCACGATTGACCCCATGTCCGGCGAAATGACCGATCTGGAAGCCTCTTTCGGTGACGACGCCACCCTGTCCGGCGATGCCGTGGCCTTCGACTTCAACAACGCCATCGACGCCGTGCGTGCGCTGTCCACCGGTGGCGACAACCTTGTCTACTTCCCCGTGGGCTTCGGCGATAACGACGACCGTGCCAACACCGTCGTCCGCATGACCGATCTGGCCTACGCCGAGGGTGACGATAACGCCGACGCGACCCCGATGGTCTTCGCCAACGCTTACACCAACGCGATCAACGGCGAGACCGCAGGTTCGACCTTCCAATATGGCATCGACGCCGAAACGGACTCGCTGGTCAGCGTCGCCAACAACGAAGGCACGCTGGAAACCATCGGTGCGATCACCGTCGATGGTGAAGAGGTCGACGTGGCCCCGATGGGCGGCTTCGACATCGTCTCGCCCAGCGAAGACGAGAATGCTGCCTACGCCATCCTGCAGATGGAAGGCGCAGACAACGCCGGTCTTTACATGATCGACACCGATACGGGTGCTGCGACCATGCTGGCCGATCTGGGCATGGGTGGCTTCAGCGGCTTCGCCGTTTCGATGCCGCAGTAA